In Akkermansiaceae bacterium, the following are encoded in one genomic region:
- a CDS encoding right-handed parallel beta-helix repeat-containing protein: MAFSMVPSGLFASVLHVDRDATGSEDGSSWANAFSTLNAALDAAVAGDQIWIAAGIYYPNDEDPSDISRSQSFQLVSQVTVLGGFAGTETDAASRDPVANPTVLSADLGRDDTDTDGDGVIDYRPSNGYHVLENDQIEDAVLEGVTIEGGAAMARSRNDDVSGGGMVNLSSSVTLRDCIFLDNRVVSLNGTAQGGAVYQADSDCLFERCTFVGNYADSIYESFRYGGAVYNASSSVSFVDCTFTNSNAVYGGAIFSSGSDVVIDRCEFTGNAAEVLQKGVGGAIWHSGQSLVISGSIFRSNTAARAVGAVNCENAIVVVTDTTFESNTAAGSGGGMYCSQSQAVFERCVFNSNESGDAGGGLVVYSGTVEAFISDSSFIDNVAEKGGGLVLSANDAEVSRCTFSGNRAFRAAGGANVISCNPRFANCTFYNNEVYGGGSGGGSGPSAPPDDGGGGAMRCQSSTVEIIHGTFYSNRSNFRHLELGEEEEYSGGLNADDSTPVVRNSIFWDNEADDIYGSTATVSNSIIDGGYPGTGVSTADPLLGSFGAHGGLTSTVPVAFGSPAIDAGVVATDDPATDQRGFSRDGEPDLGACEFTALAVESFDTTPYVRLGSSARLLATSDHALPSFQWYLGESGDTSTPLTSGAEHLTEQLEFGTQVWVQLLSAATGSVDSETMEISVRGNYEDWCAFHQLSGADAAPLASLSSDGIANILKFATGLDPSKPEVLPVTIHMVGDHFECSATISTTPLDITAGFRKSTNLEQWAAPSAVPSITATGPGFHRMDLTEPCEHPIGFMRFEAGFAGASGIETLD; encoded by the coding sequence ATGGCATTTTCCATGGTCCCCTCTGGTCTTTTTGCCTCCGTCCTGCATGTCGACCGGGATGCAACGGGCTCGGAGGATGGCTCGAGCTGGGCGAATGCGTTTTCCACGCTGAATGCCGCGCTCGATGCCGCGGTCGCCGGTGACCAGATCTGGATCGCCGCCGGGATCTACTACCCCAACGACGAGGATCCCTCCGACATCAGCCGATCCCAGTCGTTCCAACTCGTAAGCCAGGTCACCGTGCTGGGGGGCTTTGCCGGAACCGAGACCGATGCCGCCTCGCGCGACCCCGTGGCGAATCCAACGGTGCTGTCCGCGGATCTGGGACGGGATGACACCGACACCGATGGCGACGGGGTCATCGATTACCGCCCCTCCAACGGTTATCATGTGTTAGAAAACGATCAGATCGAGGACGCGGTGCTGGAGGGGGTGACGATCGAGGGAGGCGCTGCGATGGCCAGAAGTCGTAATGACGATGTCAGCGGGGGAGGCATGGTCAACCTGTCGTCGTCCGTCACCCTGCGCGACTGCATCTTTCTCGACAATCGGGTTGTCTCATTGAACGGAACGGCGCAGGGAGGAGCGGTCTATCAGGCGGATTCGGACTGCCTCTTCGAGCGGTGCACCTTTGTTGGTAACTACGCCGACAGCATCTACGAGAGTTTTCGTTATGGGGGAGCCGTGTATAATGCAAGCTCAAGCGTCTCGTTCGTCGATTGCACTTTCACTAACAGCAACGCGGTCTATGGAGGCGCCATCTTCAGCTCGGGTTCAGATGTTGTGATCGACCGTTGCGAGTTCACCGGTAATGCCGCCGAGGTGCTTCAGAAAGGTGTCGGAGGTGCCATTTGGCACAGCGGTCAATCACTTGTGATCTCCGGTAGTATCTTCCGGTCGAACACAGCAGCGCGTGCCGTGGGTGCTGTCAACTGCGAGAACGCGATCGTCGTGGTCACCGACACGACCTTTGAAAGTAACACCGCCGCTGGTTCCGGGGGCGGAATGTATTGTTCCCAGAGCCAGGCGGTGTTCGAGAGATGTGTTTTCAATTCCAACGAGTCGGGTGACGCCGGTGGTGGACTCGTGGTGTATTCCGGCACGGTCGAGGCCTTCATTTCTGATTCCTCCTTCATCGATAATGTGGCTGAAAAAGGAGGTGGCCTGGTGCTCTCGGCCAATGATGCCGAGGTCAGCCGCTGCACGTTTTCGGGCAACCGTGCGTTTCGCGCGGCCGGCGGTGCCAACGTGATTTCCTGCAATCCGCGATTCGCGAACTGCACCTTCTACAACAATGAAGTTTACGGAGGTGGTTCCGGCGGTGGGAGTGGTCCAAGCGCCCCCCCTGACGACGGCGGTGGCGGAGCCATGCGCTGCCAGTCCTCAACCGTCGAGATCATCCATGGCACTTTCTACTCAAACCGATCCAATTTCCGGCATCTCGAACTTGGCGAAGAGGAGGAATACAGCGGCGGGCTGAATGCCGACGACTCGACTCCCGTTGTGAGGAACAGCATCTTCTGGGACAACGAGGCGGACGACATTTATGGCAGCACGGCAACGGTCAGCAACAGCATCATCGACGGCGGCTATCCGGGAACCGGAGTATCGACGGCCGATCCCCTGCTGGGGAGCTTCGGTGCCCATGGAGGACTGACATCGACGGTGCCCGTTGCCTTTGGAAGTCCCGCCATCGATGCCGGTGTGGTTGCAACGGATGACCCGGCCACCGATCAGCGTGGCTTCTCACGCGATGGCGAGCCCGACCTCGGGGCCTGCGAGTTCACGGCCTTGGCGGTTGAGTCATTTGACACGACACCCTATGTTAGGCTGGGATCTTCGGCGCGCCTACTTGCGACCTCTGATCACGCCCTCCCGTCGTTCCAGTGGTATCTGGGGGAGAGTGGCGATACATCGACGCCGCTGACGTCAGGTGCAGAGCACCTAACAGAACAGCTTGAGTTTGGGACTCAAGTCTGGGTCCAGCTTTTGTCGGCAGCCACCGGTTCTGTCGATAGCGAAACCATGGAAATCAGCGTGCGGGGCAACTACGAGGACTGGTGCGCTTTCCACCAGCTTTCCGGAGCCGATGCCGCCCCCCTTGCTTCTCTTTCCAGTGATGGCATTGCTAACATCCTCAAATTCGCCACCGGGCTGGACCCGTCGAAGCCGGAGGTATTGCCGGTCACCATCCATATGGTTGGCGATCACTTTGAATGCTCGGCAACCATCTCCACAACGCCACTGGATATCACCGCAGGATTTCGGAAATCGACAAACCTTGAGCAATGGGCCGCCCCATCCGCAGTTCCCTCCATCACCGCTACCGGCCCGGGATTCCATAGGATGGACCTGACCGAGCCATGTGAGCATCCAATCGGTTTCATGCGCTTCGAGGCGGGCTTCGCTGGGGCGAGTGGCATCGAAACATTGGATTAA